A window of the Coturnix japonica isolate 7356 chromosome 12, Coturnix japonica 2.1, whole genome shotgun sequence genome harbors these coding sequences:
- the C12H3orf18 gene encoding uncharacterized protein C3orf18 homolog isoform X3 — protein sequence MSSSSPSAHDLYHSSTTTTKPDAGTTLDATVPETATASPETTSFNSTKIPDVASNGPGMSTMLLSFGIITVIGLAVAMVLYIRKRKRLEKLRHQLMPMYNFDPTEEQDELEQELLEHGRDAASSQASQSKFQKQEFSPTGLSFHMFDTFRFC from the exons ATGAGTTCCAGCTCACCCTCTGCACATGACTTATACCACAGCAGCACTACAACAACTAAACCAGATGCAGGGACAACTCTGGATGCAACTGTACCAGAAACAGCTACTGCGAGCCCTGAGACTACGAGCTTCAACAGCACCAAAATCCCAGACGTGGCCAGCAATGGGCCCGGCATGAGCACCATGCTGCTGTCCTTCGGGATCATTACTGTGATTGGGCTGGCTGTAGCTATG gTTCTGTATatcaggaagaggaagag GTTGGAGAAGCTACGGCACCAGCTCATGCCAATGTACAACTTTGATCCCACTGAAGAACAGGATGAACTGGAGCAGGAGCTCCTTGAACATGGGCGAGATGCAGCATCTTCCCAGGCATCACAGAGCAAG TTCCAGAAGCAGGAATTCTCCCCAACAGGCCTCAGTTTTCACATGTTTGACACTTTCAG ATTCTGCTGA
- the LOC107319573 gene encoding high mobility group protein HMGI-C-like isoform X2, whose product MSNERPENPDPSPLTESLKRKRGRPKKQTQEEALGPVLEKKPRGRPKGSKKVEPPAGKRPRGRPRKWPQLVAQGASQEGNPQGSGDMDVNSAPATQGITGKDGFKPSKATAVRRSLSSIATTAQ is encoded by the exons ATGAGCAATGAGAGGCCAGAGAACCCTGATCCATCCCCACTGACTGAAAGCCTGAAGAGAAAGAGGGGGAGACCAAAGAAACAGACACAG GAGGAGGCTTTGGGACCAGTGCTGGAGAAGAAGCCACGAGGAAGGCcaaaaggaagcaagaaa GTAGAACCTCCTGCTGGGAAGAGACCCCGAGGAAGGCCACGCAAGTGG CCTCAGCTGGTGGCACAAGGAGCATCTCAGGAAGGCAATCCTCAGGGCAGCGGTGACATGGATGTGAACTCAGCGCCTGCCACGCAAG GCATCACTGGAAAAGATGGTTTCAAGCCCAGCAAAGCTACGGCAGTTCGGAGGTCTCTGAGCAGCATCGCCACCACAGCTCAGTAG
- the LOC107319573 gene encoding high mobility group protein HMGI-C-like isoform X1, which produces MSNERPENPDPSPLTESLKRKRGRPKKQTQEEALGPVLEKKPRGRPKGSKKVSSVTGQMVEPPAGKRPRGRPRKWPQLVAQGASQEGNPQGSGDMDVNSAPATQGITGKDGFKPSKATAVRRSLSSIATTAQ; this is translated from the exons ATGAGCAATGAGAGGCCAGAGAACCCTGATCCATCCCCACTGACTGAAAGCCTGAAGAGAAAGAGGGGGAGACCAAAGAAACAGACACAG GAGGAGGCTTTGGGACCAGTGCTGGAGAAGAAGCCACGAGGAAGGCcaaaaggaagcaagaaagTGAGCAGTGTAACTGGACAAATG GTAGAACCTCCTGCTGGGAAGAGACCCCGAGGAAGGCCACGCAAGTGG CCTCAGCTGGTGGCACAAGGAGCATCTCAGGAAGGCAATCCTCAGGGCAGCGGTGACATGGATGTGAACTCAGCGCCTGCCACGCAAG GCATCACTGGAAAAGATGGTTTCAAGCCCAGCAAAGCTACGGCAGTTCGGAGGTCTCTGAGCAGCATCGCCACCACAGCTCAGTAG
- the C12H3orf18 gene encoding uncharacterized protein C3orf18 homolog isoform X1, which yields MSSSSPSAHDLYHSSTTTTKPDAGTTLDATVPETATASPETTSFNSTKIPDVASNGPGMSTMLLSFGIITVIGLAVAMVLYIRKRKRLEKLRHQLMPMYNFDPTEEQDELEQELLEHGRDAASSQASQSKPFSKTQPAGIAGAVPEAGILPNRPQFSHV from the exons ATGAGTTCCAGCTCACCCTCTGCACATGACTTATACCACAGCAGCACTACAACAACTAAACCAGATGCAGGGACAACTCTGGATGCAACTGTACCAGAAACAGCTACTGCGAGCCCTGAGACTACGAGCTTCAACAGCACCAAAATCCCAGACGTGGCCAGCAATGGGCCCGGCATGAGCACCATGCTGCTGTCCTTCGGGATCATTACTGTGATTGGGCTGGCTGTAGCTATG gTTCTGTATatcaggaagaggaagag GTTGGAGAAGCTACGGCACCAGCTCATGCCAATGTACAACTTTGATCCCACTGAAGAACAGGATGAACTGGAGCAGGAGCTCCTTGAACATGGGCGAGATGCAGCATCTTCCCAGGCATCACAGAGCAAG cctTTCTCAAAGACACAGCCAGCAGGGATAGCTGGAGCAG TTCCAGAAGCAGGAATTCTCCCCAACAGGCCTCAGTTTTCACATGTTTGA
- the C12H3orf18 gene encoding uncharacterized protein C3orf18 homolog isoform X2: MSSSSPSAHDLYHSSTTTTKPDAGTTLDATVPETATASPETTSFNSTKIPDVASNGPGMSTMLLSFGIITVIGLAVAMVLYIRKRKRLEKLRHQLMPMYNFDPTEEQDELEQELLEHGRDAASSQASQSKILLTSQGTLQRPSRLVFTDVANAINA, encoded by the exons ATGAGTTCCAGCTCACCCTCTGCACATGACTTATACCACAGCAGCACTACAACAACTAAACCAGATGCAGGGACAACTCTGGATGCAACTGTACCAGAAACAGCTACTGCGAGCCCTGAGACTACGAGCTTCAACAGCACCAAAATCCCAGACGTGGCCAGCAATGGGCCCGGCATGAGCACCATGCTGCTGTCCTTCGGGATCATTACTGTGATTGGGCTGGCTGTAGCTATG gTTCTGTATatcaggaagaggaagag GTTGGAGAAGCTACGGCACCAGCTCATGCCAATGTACAACTTTGATCCCACTGAAGAACAGGATGAACTGGAGCAGGAGCTCCTTGAACATGGGCGAGATGCAGCATCTTCCCAGGCATCACAGAGCAAG ATTCTGCTGACGAGTCAAGGAACCCTCCAAAGACCCAGCCGTCTTGTGTTCACAGACGTTGCCAATGCCATCAATGCATGA